The following proteins come from a genomic window of Oricola thermophila:
- the hslU gene encoding ATP-dependent protease ATPase subunit HslU, whose amino-acid sequence MSEFSPRETVSELDRFIIGQKDAKRAVAIALRNRWRRQRLEGAMREEVMPKNILMIGPTGVGKTEISRRLAKLAGAPFVKVEATKFTEVGYVGRDVEQIIRDLVEAGISLVRERKREEVKAKAHINAEQRVLDALVGPGASPATKDSFRKKLRDGLLDDKEIEIEVADTGAGGMPGLEIPGMPGANISMINLNDMLGKAFGGPKTKKIKTSVRESHDILVADESDKLLDQDQVVQEALRAAENDGIVFIDEIDKIAASEGRYGAGVSREGVQRDLLPLVEGTTVATKYGPIKTDHILFIASGAFHVSKPSDLLPELQGRLPIRVELRALDREDFRRILTETEASLIKQYVALMKTEDVTVTFTDDAIDAIADIAVDLNASIENIGARRLQTVMEKVLDEISFTAPDKTGEEFVIDGAYVRSQIGDLAQDLDLSRYIL is encoded by the coding sequence ATGTCTGAATTCTCTCCGCGCGAAACCGTTTCCGAACTCGATCGCTTCATCATCGGCCAGAAGGATGCCAAGCGCGCTGTCGCAATCGCGCTGCGCAACCGCTGGCGGCGCCAGCGCCTCGAGGGCGCGATGCGCGAGGAGGTCATGCCGAAGAACATCCTGATGATTGGCCCGACCGGCGTCGGCAAGACCGAGATCTCACGCCGGCTGGCGAAGCTCGCCGGTGCACCCTTCGTAAAGGTCGAGGCGACCAAGTTCACCGAGGTCGGCTATGTCGGCCGAGATGTCGAGCAGATCATCCGCGACCTGGTCGAGGCGGGCATATCCCTGGTACGGGAGCGGAAGCGCGAGGAGGTCAAGGCCAAGGCGCATATCAACGCCGAACAGCGCGTGCTCGATGCCCTTGTCGGACCCGGCGCAAGCCCGGCGACGAAAGACAGCTTCCGCAAGAAGCTGCGCGACGGCCTGCTCGACGACAAGGAGATCGAAATCGAGGTCGCCGACACCGGCGCCGGCGGCATGCCCGGCCTCGAGATCCCCGGCATGCCCGGCGCCAATATCAGCATGATCAATCTCAACGACATGCTCGGCAAGGCGTTCGGCGGCCCGAAGACCAAGAAAATCAAGACTTCCGTGCGCGAATCGCACGACATCCTGGTCGCAGACGAATCCGACAAGCTGCTCGATCAGGACCAGGTCGTGCAGGAAGCCCTGCGCGCTGCGGAAAACGACGGCATCGTGTTTATCGACGAGATCGACAAGATCGCAGCCTCCGAGGGCCGCTACGGCGCCGGCGTCAGCCGCGAAGGCGTGCAGCGTGACCTGCTGCCGCTGGTGGAAGGCACGACGGTCGCCACCAAGTACGGCCCGATCAAGACCGACCACATCCTGTTCATCGCCTCGGGCGCGTTCCACGTGTCCAAGCCCTCGGACCTGCTGCCCGAGCTTCAGGGCCGCCTGCCGATCCGGGTCGAATTGCGGGCGCTGGATCGCGAGGACTTCCGCCGGATCCTGACCGAGACAGAGGCGAGCCTTATCAAGCAGTACGTGGCGCTGATGAAGACCGAGGACGTGACCGTCACCTTCACCGACGACGCAATCGACGCGATCGCCGACATCGCGGTCGATCTCAATGCTTCAATCGAGAATATCGGGGCACGACGCCTGCAGACCGTGATGGAGAAGGTCCTCGACGAAATTTCCTTCACCGCGCCCGACAAGACCGGAGAGGAATTCGTCATCGACGGCGCCTATGTAAGGTCGCAAATCGGCGACCTCGCGCAGGATCTCGACCTCTCGCGCTACATACTGTGA
- a CDS encoding DUF1402 family protein encodes MSSIRSLAFGVLGLLLATTASATTLIVVEPGNRNAEQPAIPGASKNRTAALKTTFERKYNKVMGLLERDRRLISGIKRTAKKFDIDPIHMIGAIVGEHTYNVDAYDRAQTYYVKAISYLKTSIDFEYDGEDISDFIERPQFEPCKELTGSRETWSCREKVWETKFRGKTVDGKRFPNDRFSAVFFQPFYAGQTFGLGQLNPLTALMMTDRVSEVTGAQKLSHKDGKGVYKAIMDPDETLPYIAATLATAIDDYREIAGFDISRNPGLTATLYNTGGSAERARRLARRNRQASRTVWPEENYYGWMINENEAELRALLED; translated from the coding sequence ATGTCGTCAATCCGTTCATTGGCATTCGGGGTGCTGGGGCTCCTGCTGGCAACGACAGCATCCGCGACAACCCTGATCGTCGTCGAGCCGGGAAACCGAAATGCCGAGCAGCCGGCCATTCCCGGCGCCTCGAAAAACCGCACGGCGGCCCTGAAAACCACTTTCGAGCGCAAGTACAACAAGGTGATGGGCCTGCTGGAGCGCGACCGCCGGCTGATTTCCGGCATCAAGCGGACGGCGAAGAAATTCGACATCGATCCGATCCACATGATCGGCGCAATCGTCGGCGAGCATACCTACAACGTGGACGCCTACGACCGCGCGCAGACCTACTACGTGAAGGCGATCTCCTACCTGAAGACATCGATCGACTTCGAATATGACGGCGAGGACATCTCGGACTTCATCGAACGCCCGCAATTCGAACCCTGCAAGGAACTGACCGGCAGCCGGGAGACATGGAGCTGCCGCGAGAAAGTCTGGGAGACGAAATTCCGCGGCAAGACGGTGGACGGCAAGCGCTTTCCGAACGATCGTTTCTCGGCGGTGTTCTTTCAGCCGTTCTACGCCGGGCAGACATTCGGTCTCGGCCAGCTCAACCCGCTGACCGCGCTGATGATGACCGACCGGGTGAGCGAAGTGACCGGCGCGCAGAAACTGTCCCACAAGGACGGCAAGGGGGTCTACAAGGCGATCATGGATCCCGACGAGACATTGCCCTATATCGCGGCAACCCTGGCGACCGCCATCGACGACTATCGCGAAATCGCGGGATTTGACATCTCGCGCAATCCGGGTCTGACGGCGACGCTCTACAACACCGGCGGATCGGCGGAGCGTGCACGCAGGCTCGCCCGACGCAACAGGCAGGCGTCAAGGACGGTTTGGCCGGAAGAAAACTATTACGGCTGGATGATCAACGAAAACGAGGCAGAGCTGCGGGCGCTGCTGGAAGACTGA
- a CDS encoding helix-turn-helix domain-containing protein: MTPFGARLRELRAERGMTQKEMADRIGVSAAYLSALEHGHRGVPSWPLLQRIIACLNIIWDDADELQRLAMRSAPKVTIDTSGMDPAATELANLLGQSIGRLSKEDLEHLGRRLRALLDRPGKVPRR; the protein is encoded by the coding sequence ATGACGCCATTTGGAGCACGTTTGCGGGAATTGCGCGCGGAACGTGGCATGACGCAAAAGGAAATGGCGGACCGGATCGGTGTATCGGCCGCCTATCTATCGGCACTCGAGCACGGCCACCGGGGCGTGCCCAGCTGGCCCCTGCTCCAGCGCATCATAGCCTGCCTCAACATCATCTGGGACGACGCCGACGAGTTGCAGCGGCTTGCCATGCGGTCGGCCCCGAAGGTGACCATCGACACGTCGGGCATGGATCCCGCGGCCACCGAGCTCGCCAACCTGCTCGGGCAGTCCATAGGCAGGCTCTCGAAAGAGGATCTGGAACATCTCGGTCGGCGCCTGCGCGCCCTGCTGGACAGGCCCGGCAAGGTGCCGCGGCGCTGA
- a CDS encoding Smr/MutS family protein, which yields MSGKRHRRSLTEEERRLWRRVGRTVTPLRDRDVAMPDSENLGREFLDAMDTAGPQDGPPARDRKSPLARRYAPPPPPPKPSREPGIDRPTTRKLAKGRISIDARMDLHEMTQDVAYDRLYAFLADQRSRGARHVLVVTGKGRSPGSEGILKRMVPVWLNSARFAGLVSGYTQASRHHGGEGAIYVRLRRLSHPDGSLRP from the coding sequence ATGAGCGGAAAGAGGCATCGCCGCAGCCTGACCGAGGAGGAAAGGAGGCTTTGGCGTCGCGTCGGTCGTACCGTCACGCCCTTGCGCGATCGGGATGTCGCGATGCCGGATTCGGAGAATCTCGGGCGCGAATTCCTCGATGCGATGGATACCGCCGGGCCGCAGGACGGTCCGCCCGCCCGGGATAGGAAATCGCCGCTTGCTCGCCGTTATGCGCCGCCGCCGCCGCCGCCGAAACCGTCCCGCGAACCGGGCATCGACAGGCCCACGACCCGCAAGCTTGCCAAGGGGCGGATCTCCATCGATGCCCGTATGGATCTGCATGAAATGACCCAGGACGTGGCCTATGACAGGCTCTACGCCTTTCTGGCCGACCAGCGATCGCGCGGAGCCCGCCATGTCCTTGTGGTCACCGGCAAGGGGCGTTCGCCCGGGAGCGAGGGGATCCTGAAACGCATGGTCCCGGTCTGGCTGAACAGTGCCCGATTCGCGGGACTGGTCAGCGGCTATACCCAGGCGAGCCGCCATCACGGCGGCGAGGGCGCGATCTATGTCCGCCTGCGCCGTCTTTCCCACCCGGACGGGAGCTTGCGCCCATGA
- the mltA gene encoding murein transglycosylase A: MWRLRPLPFDALSGWAEDDHAAALRTFSRHANRPAGESYRCGTIGITPESLEPLFERATEPAALADPRGFFEAHFDCCALVGSDRERGFVTAFYEPRIGVSRTRTERFREPFYRRPDDLVPVTSENRPSGWDEAWRFARRAADGTLLHYPDRAAIDAGWLEGRGLEIAWAEDPVDVFFAHVQGAARLEFVDGGETRVTYDGKNGHAFTAIGRLLVDRGEIDPTSVSMTAIRRWLADHPGEARQVMQENRSYIFFRETSVADEADGPVAAAKVPLTANRSLAVDRLLHTFGSPVFVTADRVNGRPWRRLMIAQDTGSAIVGPARGDLFMGSGDEAGARAAAVRSAADFCLLVPKSLHLPAGMEIGP; this comes from the coding sequence ATGTGGAGGTTGCGACCGCTCCCCTTCGATGCATTGTCCGGGTGGGCGGAGGACGACCATGCAGCCGCCCTGCGGACTTTCTCGCGACATGCGAATCGGCCGGCGGGAGAAAGCTATCGCTGCGGCACGATCGGCATAACGCCTGAAAGCCTGGAACCGCTCTTTGAGCGCGCCACCGAACCTGCGGCGTTGGCCGATCCCCGCGGCTTCTTCGAGGCCCATTTCGACTGTTGTGCGCTCGTCGGTTCCGACAGGGAGCGGGGCTTCGTCACCGCGTTCTACGAGCCCAGGATCGGTGTCTCTCGCACGCGAACGGAGCGTTTCCGGGAACCATTCTACCGGCGTCCGGACGATCTGGTTCCGGTCACGTCGGAAAACCGGCCTTCCGGATGGGACGAGGCTTGGCGGTTTGCGCGTCGCGCGGCCGACGGCACGCTGTTGCACTATCCCGACCGGGCGGCGATCGATGCCGGCTGGCTCGAGGGGCGCGGTCTCGAGATCGCCTGGGCCGAGGATCCGGTGGATGTCTTCTTCGCCCACGTCCAGGGAGCCGCGCGGCTCGAATTCGTTGACGGCGGGGAAACGCGCGTGACCTATGACGGCAAGAACGGTCATGCTTTCACCGCCATCGGCAGGCTTCTGGTCGATCGTGGAGAGATCGATCCCACTTCGGTTTCAATGACCGCGATCCGCCGATGGCTTGCCGACCATCCCGGCGAGGCCCGCCAGGTCATGCAGGAAAACCGCTCCTACATCTTCTTCCGCGAAACGTCGGTGGCCGACGAGGCCGACGGGCCGGTCGCCGCCGCCAAGGTGCCGCTGACGGCGAACCGCTCTCTTGCGGTCGATCGTCTCCTGCATACTTTCGGTTCGCCGGTCTTCGTGACAGCCGACCGGGTAAACGGCAGGCCGTGGCGACGGCTGATGATTGCCCAAGACACCGGTTCGGCGATTGTCGGCCCGGCCCGCGGCGACCTGTTCATGGGGTCGGGCGACGAGGCCGGCGCGCGTGCCGCCGCCGTTCGTTCGGCCGCGGATTTTTGTTTGCTGGTGCCGAAATCCCTGCATCTGCCAGCTGGTATGGAGATCGGGCCATGA
- a CDS encoding Tim44/TimA family putative adaptor protein, with amino-acid sequence MEGSNLVTLIFVVAAVFVFLQLRSVLGKRTGHERPPFDPYSGTGESPADKGAEAAEADNVITLPGRGEAKADAYREIDRFAPLGSKVNDGLRAIRDASGDFDPASFLSGAKMAYEMIVMSFADGDRKTLRNLLSKEVYDGFAAALDEREAKGETVQSSFVGIDNADVTAAEMRDTEAFVTVRFISQLISVTRDREGTIVDGDPDAVVEVKDVWTFSRDTRSRDPNWRLVATESED; translated from the coding sequence ATGGAAGGCTCCAACCTAGTCACATTGATCTTCGTCGTCGCCGCGGTGTTCGTGTTCCTGCAGCTGCGCAGCGTGCTGGGCAAGCGCACCGGTCACGAACGGCCGCCTTTCGATCCGTATTCCGGCACCGGGGAATCGCCGGCGGACAAGGGTGCCGAGGCGGCAGAGGCAGACAATGTGATCACATTGCCCGGTCGCGGCGAGGCCAAGGCGGATGCCTATCGCGAGATCGATCGCTTTGCGCCACTCGGTTCGAAAGTGAACGATGGCCTGCGCGCCATCCGGGATGCTTCCGGTGATTTCGACCCCGCATCCTTCCTCTCCGGCGCCAAGATGGCGTACGAGATGATCGTCATGTCGTTTGCCGACGGCGATCGCAAGACGCTCAGGAACCTCCTGTCGAAAGAGGTCTATGACGGTTTTGCGGCCGCTCTCGATGAACGGGAGGCGAAAGGCGAGACCGTTCAGTCCAGCTTTGTCGGTATCGACAACGCCGACGTGACAGCAGCCGAGATGCGCGATACCGAGGCTTTTGTCACCGTCCGTTTCATCAGCCAGCTCATTTCGGTGACCCGGGACCGGGAAGGCACGATCGTCGACGGCGATCCCGATGCCGTGGTCGAGGTCAAGGATGTCTGGACCTTCTCGCGTGATACGCGCAGTCGCGATCCGAACTGGCGTCTTGTCGCGACCGAATCCGAGGACTGA